In one window of Desulforhabdus amnigena DNA:
- the lptG gene encoding LPS export ABC transporter permease LptG, which yields MRIISRYVIRHFLPTFTLALVTFVGLYLIIDFFEKVDNMLEKHVSTLQIALYFLYKTPFIVTQGIPMAVLLGTLISLGILKRNRELIAFETAGVNPASYIMPIVSTALLLSLVHFGVGETLSRAMNQRAQRLWQQEVMQNQASVSYSHENVWYHGNGVIYQIRLYDRSNQTMQKVSLFYTDSQFKLTQRLDAKRFRWDKNRWIAEDGLILRFEGTKTTQEWFQQRELNLRETPRDFERLETIPEELGWLDLYKYSRKIRLEGYNSTPYEVELHMRMAFPLTTFVLALLGITIALRQGMHGGITLSVGIAMIVAFLYLTLLQLGSGMATAGILPPWIGVWAANVIFASLTGYLWMTKN from the coding sequence ATGAGAATCATCTCCCGGTACGTCATCAGACACTTCCTCCCCACTTTCACCCTGGCTCTCGTTACGTTTGTCGGGCTTTACCTCATCATCGATTTTTTTGAAAAGGTGGACAACATGCTGGAAAAGCATGTTTCCACCCTCCAGATAGCGCTCTATTTTCTCTACAAGACCCCATTCATTGTAACGCAAGGGATCCCCATGGCCGTTCTTTTGGGGACCCTGATTTCCCTGGGAATCCTCAAGCGCAACCGGGAACTCATCGCTTTCGAGACCGCGGGCGTAAACCCGGCTTCCTATATCATGCCCATCGTTTCGACCGCACTCCTCCTCTCCCTTGTCCATTTCGGAGTCGGAGAAACCCTATCTCGAGCCATGAACCAAAGAGCTCAGCGGCTATGGCAGCAGGAAGTGATGCAAAATCAGGCATCCGTTTCTTACAGCCATGAAAACGTGTGGTATCATGGCAACGGGGTTATCTATCAGATTCGCCTCTACGATCGATCCAATCAGACCATGCAGAAGGTTTCACTCTTTTACACGGATTCTCAATTCAAACTCACACAAAGACTGGACGCCAAACGGTTCCGGTGGGACAAAAACCGGTGGATTGCGGAAGACGGGCTGATACTTCGTTTCGAAGGAACGAAAACCACGCAGGAATGGTTTCAGCAACGGGAACTCAACCTCAGGGAGACCCCAAGAGACTTCGAAAGACTGGAAACCATTCCCGAGGAATTGGGATGGCTCGATCTTTACAAATATTCCAGGAAAATCCGCCTGGAGGGCTACAATTCCACACCTTACGAGGTCGAGCTTCACATGAGAATGGCTTTTCCCTTGACGACTTTTGTCCTGGCGCTTCTGGGAATCACTATTGCCCTGCGCCAGGGCATGCACGGAGGCATCACTCTCAGTGTGGGAATCGCCATGATCGTTGCATTCCTCTACCTGACTCTTTTACAATTGGGAAGCGGAATGGCGACAGCAGGCATTTTACCGCCATGGATCGGGGTGTGGGCTGCAAATGTCATTTTTGCTTCTTTGACGGGTTATCTTTGGATGACAAAAAATTGA
- the hflK gene encoding FtsH protease activity modulator HflK, translated as MDWERPPRRGSGPGDFQDLEEMFRRLKERYRLSSFGTGPIWLIGLVLLLLFVAVNSYYIVEPQETAVVQRFGKFIKTSDAGLHFKIPFGIETVRKVVTGRVLQREYGYRTVQPGVQSRFVTKGYEEESTMLSGDLNVVDLQWTIQYKIQNPVDYLFQVQDVEWTLDDISESVMRRIVGNRYSDEVLTVGRAAIADITKGEIQQIIDYYKTGLKIVAVQLQNVNPPEPVKAAFNEVNEAQQEKERMINEAQEAYNQKVPKAVGQARQTINQAEGYALERVNRSRGEAQRFADILAAYEKAPDVTRRRMYLESFENLSGKVDRMYVLDGNMGNLLPLLDLNRSSSRGSESSGRQGQQSSLSLQSGSPRHEEKQ; from the coding sequence ATGGATTGGGAAAGGCCGCCTCGCAGAGGTTCCGGGCCGGGAGATTTTCAAGACCTGGAAGAGATGTTCAGACGCCTGAAAGAGCGTTACAGGCTCTCTTCCTTTGGGACCGGTCCCATATGGCTGATCGGTCTGGTCCTGCTGCTTCTTTTTGTCGCCGTGAATTCGTACTACATTGTTGAACCCCAGGAAACAGCCGTTGTTCAGCGATTTGGCAAGTTTATCAAAACTTCCGACGCGGGATTGCATTTCAAGATTCCTTTCGGGATTGAAACGGTTCGAAAAGTCGTGACCGGCCGTGTGCTTCAGCGGGAATATGGGTATCGGACCGTGCAGCCGGGGGTGCAGTCGCGCTTCGTCACCAAGGGATACGAAGAGGAATCCACGATGCTCAGTGGGGACCTGAATGTCGTGGACCTGCAATGGACGATTCAATACAAGATACAGAACCCGGTGGATTATCTGTTTCAGGTTCAGGATGTGGAATGGACGCTGGATGACATTTCGGAATCCGTCATGCGCCGTATTGTGGGGAATCGATATTCGGATGAAGTCCTCACGGTGGGGCGTGCCGCCATTGCCGATATAACCAAGGGGGAGATCCAGCAAATCATCGATTACTATAAAACGGGTCTCAAAATCGTTGCGGTTCAGTTGCAAAACGTCAATCCCCCGGAACCGGTGAAAGCCGCTTTCAATGAGGTGAACGAAGCTCAGCAGGAAAAAGAGCGGATGATCAATGAAGCTCAAGAGGCCTACAACCAAAAGGTCCCCAAGGCCGTGGGACAGGCGCGGCAAACCATCAATCAGGCTGAGGGATACGCCCTGGAGCGGGTCAATCGGTCCCGGGGAGAAGCGCAGCGTTTCGCCGATATTCTTGCGGCATATGAAAAGGCCCCTGATGTGACTCGACGTAGGATGTATTTGGAATCATTTGAAAATCTCTCAGGAAAAGTCGACCGTATGTATGTTCTGGATGGAAATATGGGGAATCTGCTGCCCCTTTTGGACTTGAACCGGTCTTCCTCGCGGGGTTCGGAGAGTTCAGGCAGGCAAGGGCAGCAAAGCAGCCTCTCTCTCCAGTCTGGAAGTCCGAGACACGAGGAGAAACAATGA
- the hflC gene encoding protease modulator HflC: protein MIPKGIRILPLVAVILAILGATALFVVTETEQVVVTQWGKPVGEPITQAGLHFKIPLIQKANYFEKRVMKWDGNPNQIPTKDKKYIWVDVTARWRIKDPLLFLKRVGSVSTAHSRLDGIIDSVVRDYVSNNELEELVRSEGWEDARKNLLEAGISDFSSLGSQTDREQLGEVTDRLTKGREKITREMVADASRLLPEFGIELMDIRIKRINYVDTVQKKVFDRMISERKRIAAQYRSQGEGERAAILGQMDREVARIASEAFRTSQEIRGKADAEATRIYAEAFQKNPEFYEFYRTLEFYKNFNNSDSSFILSTDADIFKYLKNSGETSKR from the coding sequence ATGATTCCAAAGGGAATCCGCATCTTGCCGCTCGTAGCGGTTATATTGGCAATCCTGGGGGCGACGGCTCTTTTCGTGGTGACCGAGACGGAACAGGTTGTCGTCACCCAGTGGGGAAAGCCGGTGGGAGAGCCCATCACTCAAGCGGGATTGCACTTTAAAATCCCCCTGATTCAAAAAGCCAACTACTTCGAGAAACGTGTCATGAAGTGGGACGGAAATCCCAACCAGATTCCAACAAAGGACAAGAAATATATCTGGGTGGACGTTACGGCTCGCTGGCGCATCAAGGACCCGCTGTTGTTTCTGAAACGTGTGGGGAGCGTTTCCACGGCTCATAGTCGCCTTGATGGCATTATCGACTCCGTTGTGCGCGACTACGTGTCCAACAATGAATTGGAGGAGCTGGTTCGAAGTGAAGGGTGGGAGGATGCTCGGAAAAATCTCCTGGAAGCCGGGATCTCCGATTTCAGTTCTCTGGGAAGCCAGACGGATCGTGAGCAGTTGGGGGAAGTTACGGACCGTTTGACCAAGGGGAGGGAAAAGATCACACGGGAGATGGTGGCGGATGCTTCACGTCTGTTGCCTGAATTCGGCATCGAACTGATGGATATTCGCATCAAACGGATCAACTATGTGGATACGGTGCAGAAAAAAGTCTTTGACCGGATGATATCGGAACGCAAACGCATTGCCGCTCAATATCGTTCGCAAGGGGAAGGTGAGCGGGCGGCTATTTTGGGTCAAATGGATCGGGAGGTGGCGAGGATCGCATCCGAGGCTTTTCGCACGTCTCAGGAAATTCGAGGTAAGGCCGACGCGGAAGCCACGCGGATCTATGCGGAAGCCTTTCAGAAGAATCCGGAATTCTACGAATTCTACCGAACTCTTGAATTTTATAAGAATTTCAATAATTCTGACAGTTCTTTCATCCTGAGTACAGATGCCGATATTTTCAAGTATCTGAAAAATAGCGGGGAAACATCAAAGAGGTAG
- a CDS encoding glycosyltransferase, producing the protein MAFYEENPHQITKADMVVAIPSFNEAETIGRTAELAAKGLTDFFGNLKCVLINCDNHSADGTKEAFLSAPGEIPKIYLSTPPGVHGKGNNLRNLFEKVRELEARAIVVVESDIKNFAPFWIKNLGEPILKGAGYVCPLYVRHKYEITLTSSIVYPLIRCLYGRRVRQPNAGDFGFSGKLVDAFLDSPVWTESVQHFGIDIWMTTIALNARLPICQAFIGAPKVHRLKDPYAHLSVLFHQIVGTIFDMMEVYPDFWKQVKWSKPTALYGTDIHEVETPLPVEINATRLHERFLQGFDKYTNMWQLIYDQTVCPKLQEIRSMGLQHFSFPTQTWARILYDAALAYHRAEASEKDRILDSLLPLYLGKVLSFVKKTERMSVQQAEEYIENECMIFEENKPYIVKIWE; encoded by the coding sequence ATGGCATTTTACGAAGAAAATCCCCATCAAATTACCAAAGCGGACATGGTGGTGGCAATTCCCTCTTTTAACGAAGCGGAAACCATCGGCCGGACGGCGGAGTTGGCTGCGAAAGGTCTTACAGATTTTTTTGGTAATCTCAAGTGTGTGCTCATCAATTGTGACAACCATTCTGCAGATGGAACCAAGGAAGCCTTCCTTTCCGCTCCCGGTGAGATCCCGAAGATCTACCTTTCTACTCCCCCCGGCGTTCATGGGAAGGGGAACAACCTGCGGAATCTTTTTGAAAAAGTCCGCGAATTAGAAGCTCGAGCCATCGTGGTGGTCGAATCGGACATCAAGAATTTTGCGCCTTTTTGGATCAAAAACCTGGGGGAACCCATATTGAAGGGAGCGGGTTATGTCTGTCCCCTTTATGTTCGCCATAAGTATGAAATCACCTTGACGAGTTCCATCGTCTATCCCCTGATTCGCTGCCTTTATGGACGGCGCGTTCGACAACCCAATGCGGGAGATTTCGGATTCAGTGGCAAACTTGTGGACGCTTTTCTGGATTCTCCGGTCTGGACTGAATCCGTCCAGCACTTCGGTATCGACATCTGGATGACCACCATCGCTCTCAATGCCCGTTTGCCTATTTGCCAAGCCTTCATCGGCGCTCCCAAAGTGCATCGGCTCAAAGACCCCTATGCGCATCTCTCCGTGTTGTTCCACCAGATTGTCGGAACGATCTTCGACATGATGGAGGTTTATCCTGACTTTTGGAAGCAGGTGAAATGGAGCAAACCCACCGCGCTGTATGGAACCGATATTCATGAGGTCGAAACCCCGCTGCCCGTTGAAATCAATGCGACCCGTTTGCACGAGAGGTTTTTGCAGGGCTTCGATAAATACACCAATATGTGGCAGCTCATTTATGACCAGACTGTCTGCCCCAAGCTTCAGGAAATCCGGAGCATGGGGTTGCAGCACTTTTCTTTTCCTACCCAGACGTGGGCTCGGATTTTGTACGATGCGGCTTTGGCGTACCATCGGGCGGAGGCATCGGAAAAGGATAGAATTTTGGATTCCCTGCTGCCTCTGTATCTGGGGAAGGTGCTCTCCTTTGTGAAAAAGACGGAGCGCATGTCGGTGCAGCAGGCTGAGGAGTATATCGAGAACGAATGCATGATTTTTGAAGAAAATAAGCCATATATCGTAAAGATATGGGAATGA
- a CDS encoding response regulator has translation MPKILVVDDEEHIRLLYSEELKEAGYEVITAESGYKLMELIEAEKPDLVVLDIKMVDYNGLDILQDIRNHFYDLPVILSTAYDTFKEDMKSIAADFYVVKSFDLTELKKKIAMALETRLPT, from the coding sequence ATGCCAAAAATTTTAGTTGTTGATGACGAAGAGCATATTCGACTCCTTTACTCCGAAGAACTGAAAGAGGCTGGATACGAAGTCATTACGGCCGAAAGCGGATACAAGCTGATGGAGCTCATTGAAGCGGAGAAGCCGGATCTTGTTGTCCTGGACATCAAAATGGTGGATTACAATGGGCTGGATATTCTCCAGGACATCCGAAATCACTTTTATGACCTGCCCGTTATCCTTTCAACGGCATATGATACTTTCAAAGAGGACATGAAGTCCATTGCGGCGGACTTTTATGTGGTGAAGAGTTTTGATCTGACGGAACTGAAAAAGAAAATTGCCATGGCTCTCGAGACGCGGCTGCCGACTTAG
- a CDS encoding universal stress protein, with protein MDSFLVTLDGTHGSLKSIRYLNRILKGAKHIRLVLFHVIPTTSPNLLKKEEVQRIEKIHAEQAHLRGYFWTREDEDRMNLAFQEARQLLLEGGFSNAQVTTRFSVQSAEVAQVILEEGKRLECSTIVIGRRGLSRVKELFLGSVSKTVTKLARSMTVWVVDD; from the coding sequence ATGGATAGCTTTCTCGTTACTTTGGATGGGACGCACGGTTCCCTCAAGAGCATCCGCTACCTCAACCGCATCTTGAAGGGAGCGAAACATATTCGCCTGGTCCTCTTTCATGTAATTCCAACGACCTCGCCCAATCTCCTCAAGAAAGAAGAAGTCCAGAGGATCGAGAAAATACATGCAGAACAAGCTCACTTGAGGGGTTATTTCTGGACCAGGGAAGACGAAGACAGAATGAATCTTGCCTTTCAGGAAGCGAGACAATTGCTTCTGGAAGGAGGATTTTCGAATGCTCAGGTCACTACCCGTTTTTCCGTACAATCCGCCGAGGTGGCGCAGGTCATCTTGGAGGAAGGCAAAAGGCTGGAATGTTCAACCATTGTGATCGGCCGGCGAGGATTGAGCCGGGTTAAAGAATTGTTTTTGGGAAGCGTTTCAAAGACTGTCACCAAATTGGCGAGATCGATGACCGTGTGGGTTGTCGACGACTGA
- a CDS encoding universal stress protein, which produces MSNNLFQNIAFCTDFSENADEAFLTAKDLAWHYGANLHIVHAMVNFSVSPPIHATYMPIEYDPGFIEQVTQAAKESIQERYISQLKEKQPYSVHLLSGYASTEILRIAEEKDIDLIVMGSHGLTGLAHVLFGSTADRVVRKAPCSVLTVRLRPKKV; this is translated from the coding sequence ATGTCAAACAACCTCTTTCAAAATATCGCTTTCTGTACCGATTTTTCGGAAAACGCAGATGAAGCTTTTTTGACAGCCAAAGATCTGGCATGGCATTATGGGGCAAACCTCCATATCGTGCATGCTATGGTCAATTTTTCCGTTTCTCCCCCCATCCACGCAACCTACATGCCCATTGAATATGATCCGGGGTTCATCGAACAGGTGACCCAGGCGGCGAAAGAATCCATCCAGGAACGCTATATCAGTCAACTCAAGGAAAAACAGCCGTATTCCGTGCATCTTCTCTCGGGGTATGCGTCCACCGAAATTCTGCGTATAGCCGAAGAAAAGGATATCGACCTCATCGTTATGGGGTCCCATGGACTCACCGGTCTGGCCCATGTTCTCTTCGGAAGTACGGCAGACCGGGTGGTACGCAAGGCTCCCTGCTCCGTGTTGACGGTTCGGCTTCGCCCCAAGAAAGTCTGA